A genomic segment from Nicotiana tabacum cultivar K326 chromosome 9, ASM71507v2, whole genome shotgun sequence encodes:
- the LOC107813417 gene encoding putative E3 ubiquitin-protein ligase SINAT1, translated as MAPGGSNYQDIGDSRSGYADYGIAPESSEFKSSPFRKSSAIIGGKHGAGSNSAVHELLECPICMNPMYPPIHQCPNGHTLCHKCKKKVHVCPICRHELGNIRCLALEKIAESLELPCRYQIFGCQDIFTYQTRLLHEQNCRFRPYNCPYAGSECAVTGDIQYLVTHLKDDHKVDMHDGCTFNHRYVKSNPQEVENATWMLTVFNCFGHQFCLHFEAFNLGLAPVYMAFLRFMGDDDDAKRFSYSLEVGGFSRKLTWQGVPRSIRDSHKTVRDSLDGLIIQRSMALFFSGGDRKELKLKIAGRIWREPL; from the exons ATGGCTCCCGGAGGCAGCAATTACCAGGATATTGGCGATTCCCGAAGTGGATATGCTGATTATGGTATTGCACCAGAAAGTTCTGAATTCAAAAGCTCCCCTTTTAGAAAATCTTCAGCTATTATTGGTGGGAAGCATGGAGCGGGATCTAATAGCGCTGTTCATGAGCTACTTGAATGCCCTATTTGTATGAATCCAATGTACCCGCCCATTCACCAG TGTCCAAACGGCCACACATTATGCCATAAATGCAAGAAAAAAGTACATGTATGCCCAATTTGCCGCCATGAGCTTGGAAACATAAGATGTCTTGCACTGGAGAAAATTGCTGAATCGCTGGAATTGCCATGCCGATACCAAATTTTTGGCTGTCAAGATATATTCACTTATCAGACTAGGCTTCTACATGAGCAGAACTGCAGATTTCGACCATACAATTGCCCGTATGCAGGATCTGAATGCGCTGTTACTGGTGATATTCAGTACCTCGTTACACACCTAAAAGATGATCACAAGGTTGACATGCATGATGGATGTACCTTCAACCATCGTTATGTAAAATCTAATCCTCAAGAAGTTGAGAATGCTACATGGATGTTGACG GTTTTCAACTGTTTCGGTCACCAGTTTTGCCTGCACTTCGAGGCTTTCAACCTTGGATTGGCACCAGTGTACATGGCATTCCTTCGTTTTATGGGTGACGATGATGATGCAAAAAGATTTAGTTATAGTCTTGAAGTAGGTGGATTTAGCAGAAAGTTAACATGGCAAGGAGTACCGAGGAGCATCCGTGATAGTCATAAAACTGTTCGAGACAGTTTAGATGGCCTGATTATTCAAAGGAGCATGGCACTCTTCTTCTCTGGTGGTGACAGGAAGGAGCTGAAGCTAAAGATAGCTGGCCGCATTTGGAGAGAACCATTATAA